From Kingella potus, a single genomic window includes:
- a CDS encoding glycosyltransferase family 4 protein codes for MFTNSPSLPNSTQSEQLETNDDLGNTHENETNEELEEQDSLLSLPQKPIVNHVMTRDIPSGIFTSILDYFKRFGSTEFEHIVSILPLPEADIYHYHRPHLEEKLLPNSVCTVHHDLDDPDPWHAKFRFIPRYMEASAIVCLNNTQKEILANQGIPHEKLYVIPHGYHDGYLHLKQLSLPDTDKKITIGMASRRYGRRVKGEAYLLELAKRLSPEHFRFIFVGQSRTLSTIAMRDLGYEAIAYERIPYRIFQSFYNEIDILMMCSSHEGGPANTPEALATGTPMFSSKIGIPKDVISDRINGLFLSLDPDKDAENILDICVQNRHKLHEMIRNARNTSRLAITWEDSILNNIAVYKKILSLS; via the coding sequence ATGTTTACAAACTCACCGTCTTTGCCAAATAGCACCCAAAGCGAACAACTAGAAACAAATGATGATTTGGGAAACACCCACGAGAACGAAACAAATGAAGAGCTAGAAGAGCAAGACTCCCTCCTCTCTCTTCCCCAGAAGCCCATTGTAAATCATGTAATGACCCGTGATATACCTAGTGGCATATTCACTTCTATTTTAGATTACTTTAAACGCTTCGGCAGTACCGAATTTGAGCATATAGTCAGCATATTACCTCTCCCTGAAGCAGATATTTACCACTACCACCGCCCCCATTTGGAAGAAAAACTGCTGCCTAACTCTGTTTGTACGGTACACCATGATTTGGACGATCCTGATCCATGGCATGCCAAGTTCCGCTTCATCCCCAGATATATGGAAGCCTCGGCTATTGTTTGCCTAAATAATACGCAAAAAGAAATATTGGCAAATCAAGGGATTCCTCATGAAAAACTTTATGTTATCCCTCACGGCTATCATGACGGCTATCTTCATTTGAAGCAGCTCTCCCTTCCCGATACAGACAAAAAAATTACCATAGGCATGGCCTCACGCCGTTATGGTAGGCGGGTTAAAGGGGAGGCATACCTTCTGGAGCTTGCAAAACGTCTTTCTCCTGAACACTTCCGCTTCATCTTTGTCGGACAAAGCAGAACATTAAGTACCATAGCAATGCGAGATCTGGGTTATGAAGCTATCGCATACGAACGCATACCGTATCGGATATTTCAAAGTTTCTATAATGAAATAGATATATTAATGATGTGCAGCAGTCATGAGGGAGGACCGGCAAATACCCCCGAAGCACTGGCGACAGGTACTCCGATGTTTTCCTCTAAAATAGGCATTCCAAAAGATGTTATTTCAGATCGAATTAACGGTTTGTTTCTTAGTTTGGATCCCGATAAAGATGCAGAAAACATACTAGATATTTGTGTCCAAAACAGGCATAAACTACATGAAATGATACGTAATGCACGTAACACTTCAAGATTGGCCATTACTTGGGAAGACAGCATACTGAACAATATCGCAGTATATAAAAAAATTCTTTCCCTATCTTAA
- a CDS encoding capsular polysaccharide biosynthesis protein — protein MKNAYIPSHGIRKIANLADFLPEFHILPKPAGADLVIGWGLRPSAQKARAAAAAQGLPYAALEDGFLRSLGLGVAGCQPFSLVFDDIGIYYDTTRPSRLEQLILAADTMPPEMLDEARRAIGLILEHRLSKYNHAPDLSDGLAEEMRQRDSVLLIDQTFGDMALQYGGADAATFQQMFQTAIAENPQAEIWIKTHPDVLSGKKQGYLTGLAQQNRVRLLAEDINPISLLQAANKVYCVTSQMGFEAMLCGKTPVTFGLPWYAGWGVSDDRHPAAAALAQQQRRAPRTLPQLFAAAYLQYSRYINPNTGKAGTLADVIAYLAAARRLNEKLRGHLYCVGMSLWKRSVVKPFFNVPSCRLKFVKSTAKLAGKPLPPDARLLAWGSGKHEIIRFAEQHRIPLLRMEDGFIRSVGLGSNLVPPLSLVTDDMGIYFNPETPSRLEHILQHRRFDNHDFQTASMLQQTLAANQISKYNVGSTQFNVPQTDKTVILVPGQVEDDASVRHGSPQIRSNLELLKTVRGRNPDAYIIYKPHPDVVSGNRIGRISAEDTARYADQTAPEADILTCLQHADEVHTMTSLTGFEALLRGKKVCCYGLPFYAGWGLTQDLLPISRRSRRLELWQLVAGTLVYYPNYVHPETRRLIDAATAVEILKKQKELQKEPARLRRSFWSKKMEKFRQFCRSLHQ, from the coding sequence GTGAAAAACGCCTACATCCCTTCCCACGGCATCCGCAAAATCGCCAACCTTGCCGACTTTCTCCCGGAATTCCATATTCTGCCAAAACCGGCCGGCGCAGATCTCGTCATCGGCTGGGGGCTGCGCCCGTCCGCGCAAAAAGCCCGAGCGGCGGCCGCCGCACAGGGGCTGCCGTATGCCGCATTGGAAGACGGCTTCCTGCGATCGCTCGGACTCGGCGTGGCAGGCTGCCAGCCGTTTTCACTGGTTTTCGACGACATCGGCATCTATTACGACACCACCCGCCCCTCGCGCCTCGAACAACTGATTCTGGCCGCCGACACCATGCCGCCCGAAATGCTGGACGAAGCCCGCCGCGCAATCGGCCTGATTCTGGAACACCGCCTGTCCAAATACAACCACGCCCCCGACCTTTCAGACGGCCTGGCGGAAGAAATGCGTCAGCGGGACAGCGTACTGCTGATCGACCAAACGTTCGGCGACATGGCTCTGCAATACGGCGGCGCAGACGCAGCCACATTTCAGCAAATGTTTCAGACGGCCATAGCGGAAAACCCACAGGCGGAAATCTGGATCAAAACCCATCCCGACGTTTTGAGCGGCAAAAAACAAGGCTACCTGACCGGCCTGGCACAGCAAAACCGCGTACGCCTGCTGGCCGAAGACATCAATCCGATTTCCCTGTTGCAGGCTGCAAACAAAGTCTATTGCGTTACCTCGCAAATGGGTTTTGAAGCCATGCTGTGCGGCAAAACGCCGGTAACATTCGGCCTGCCCTGGTATGCCGGCTGGGGCGTGAGCGACGACCGCCATCCCGCTGCCGCCGCACTCGCGCAACAACAGCGGCGCGCACCGCGCACCCTGCCGCAGCTCTTTGCCGCCGCCTACCTGCAATACAGCCGCTACATCAACCCCAACACCGGCAAGGCAGGCACACTCGCCGACGTGATCGCCTATCTGGCCGCAGCGCGGAGGCTCAACGAAAAACTGCGCGGCCATTTATACTGCGTGGGCATGTCGCTGTGGAAACGCTCCGTCGTCAAACCCTTTTTCAACGTACCCTCGTGCCGTCTGAAATTCGTCAAATCAACAGCCAAACTCGCCGGCAAACCCCTGCCGCCCGACGCGCGCCTGCTGGCATGGGGCAGCGGCAAACACGAAATCATCCGCTTTGCCGAGCAACACCGAATCCCGCTGCTGCGCATGGAAGACGGCTTCATCCGCTCGGTCGGACTCGGCTCCAACCTCGTCCCGCCCCTGTCGCTCGTTACCGACGACATGGGCATTTATTTCAACCCCGAAACGCCGTCCCGCCTCGAACACATCCTGCAACACCGCCGCTTCGACAACCACGATTTTCAGACGGCCTCCATGCTGCAACAGACACTCGCCGCCAACCAAATCAGCAAATACAACGTCGGCAGCACACAATTCAACGTACCGCAAACAGACAAAACCGTTATCCTCGTCCCCGGACAAGTCGAAGACGATGCCTCCGTCCGTCACGGATCGCCGCAAATCCGCAGCAACCTCGAACTGCTCAAAACCGTACGCGGACGCAACCCCGATGCCTACATCATCTACAAGCCCCATCCCGATGTCGTCAGCGGCAACCGTATCGGCCGCATTTCCGCAGAAGACACCGCCCGCTACGCCGACCAAACCGCACCCGAAGCCGATATTCTGACCTGCCTGCAACACGCAGACGAAGTACACACCATGACCTCGCTGACCGGCTTTGAAGCCCTGCTGCGCGGCAAAAAAGTCTGCTGCTACGGCCTCCCGTTTTACGCCGGCTGGGGACTGACCCAAGACTTGCTTCCCATCAGCCGCCGCAGCCGCCGGCTGGAACTGTGGCAGCTCGTCGCCGGCACGCTGGTTTACTACCCAAACTACGTCCACCCCGAAACCCGCCGCCTCATCGATGCCGCCACCGCAGTGGAAATTTTAAAAAAACAGAAAGAGTTACAAAAAGAACCCGCACGCCTGCGCAGGAGCTTTTGGAGCAAAAAAATGGAAAAATTCAGACAATTCTGCCGCTCGCTGCATCAGTAA
- the rfbC gene encoding dTDP-4-dehydrorhamnose 3,5-epimerase: MKITDTAIPEVKLLEPQVFGDDRGFFMETFRDDWFKANVCSRTFVQENHSKSGRGVLRGLHYQTANTQGKLVRVVSGAVFDAAVDMRKSSPTFGKWAGAILSAENKRQLWVPEGFAHGFYVLGEEAELVYKCTDYYNPSAEHALIWNDPAVGIEWPLQDGPVLSPKDRAGKPLAQAATF, encoded by the coding sequence ATGAAAATCACCGATACCGCCATCCCCGAAGTGAAACTCTTAGAGCCGCAGGTTTTCGGCGACGATCGCGGCTTCTTTATGGAAACCTTCCGCGACGACTGGTTCAAAGCCAATGTATGCAGCCGCACCTTCGTGCAGGAAAACCACTCCAAATCAGGCAGAGGCGTATTACGCGGCCTGCACTACCAAACCGCCAACACGCAAGGCAAACTCGTGCGCGTCGTCTCGGGCGCGGTATTCGATGCCGCCGTCGATATGCGCAAAAGCTCGCCGACTTTCGGCAAATGGGCCGGCGCAATCCTCTCCGCCGAAAACAAACGCCAGCTTTGGGTGCCGGAAGGCTTCGCACACGGCTTTTACGTGCTGGGAGAAGAAGCCGAGCTGGTATACAAATGCACCGACTACTACAACCCGTCGGCCGAACACGCGCTGATTTGGAACGACCCCGCCGTCGGCATCGAATGGCCGCTGCAAGACGGCCCCGTCCTCTCGCCCAAAGACCGGGCGGGCAAGCCGCTGGCACAAGCCGCAACGTTTTAA